The sequence atctacatttttttgtttcaaactATAGACATGGTTCCTTGGTTATTTCGAGAGGGATTTTAATGTACTCATGCGTACAATCCTTCGGagtcatttattattcatggagttgatttttcgaaataggtttaaaaaattctcgcaACAATCTAGAGAGATACAGATATAAATCCACTGATCATTGGCTTTTCTTCGACGCAGGATTTCACCATTCCCCATGCAccagtaaaaattcaaaagagagttgtattgaaaaaattaaataaatccctCTGATAATCCGCcagaatattaaaaatctCTAGTTAAACAGAACGTGTATCATAATACAGTTTAATGCgcgtaaatatttttccctcccaAGCTAATTCCCTCTTTTAATGATATTTTCCTGCATTAGTTAAGTATTGTGAGCGAGAATACATGGAATAAGCCCAGCTGTAATCCCTGAGAGGACGAACAAtctcaataaaatcatttttcgacACTAAGCTGCTCACTAAAATGTTCTGAATTTAATTTACCTTATCAGGATGCACAGCAAGACAAGCCTTCCTATACGCCTTCTTGACATCAGCAGGAGAAACCAGCTGATGCATTTCATACTTCTGCCATCTGTCAGCCTCCGGCCAAAGTACCGTATGCAAGGAGCACAAAAGTACCCTGAGATTACCCTTCTTTCCCTCAGTCCACTCATTGACTTTCATCCTGTCAGGATCCATAGTCTTCGCCTGCTCGACTTTCCGCATCTGATTTATAGTCTTGGGGCTGTCCTTGTCAGCTTTTCTCGAACTGAAGAAATTGTAACCCTGACTTCCCAGCAAATCCTCAAAAGCATCGCCACTTTTAGCGGTCGTCTTACTACTATTAAAAACAGATTCGCTATTCCCCTCATTATTGAGATTTGTCTTATTGTGCATACGTGGACTAGAATGTACTGGAGTACCAGTTGCAGCTGGACTAGACGATTGTGGAGTATTTGAGTCACGTGGTGTGCCATTCCAACTTGAATTCAGTCCAGCACCTAGTGATCCAGCTAAATTAGCAAATGGATCTTTGTTCTGAGCTGAGAAATTGGGAACACTGGAGTTGCGAGGTAGTTCCTCACCGGGGGTCTTCAGTGTTGTACCTTTTGTCCCACCCCAGCTGCCCACGAGATCATTGGCACCTGTGGAGCCCAATGGATCGAACAGAAAATCACCAGGCGATGATTTTTGGAGTTTATTCTGTCCGAATAAGAGATCATTGCCAGTTCCCTGATTCCCAAACAGTAGATCGGTCTTGCTGTCATTGGAAATTTGTTCTGTTTCTGGCTGTGAAAATGATGCAAATCCTCCGAAAATGTCACTAGGCGCTTGGCCTGAAAATATGTCCAGATTTGGATTTGGCTTAACTACATTCACGTTGTTGGTTGGTTCAGAGGACGTCCCCAGGTTAAGGAGATCAGCCTCTTCGAAATCTATAACTGAATTTTGAATGAGTTCTTCCACTTCTGTTGGAAGATCAGGATCTGGAGTATTGAGGGGCTCCTCAGGCACTGGGGCAGTGGCTACAGGCGGAGGAGGCCTCTCTGGGGCTCTTTTAGGCTGAGAAACTGTTCTAAAGTTCTCCAGGGTTTCTTCCATCTCAAGAGTCGAGGCGAAGAGTGGGTCAGGAGTCAAATTTTCGACTCGAGAGGCTTCTACCTCCCAGGGAGCTGGAATCCTCGAGGTTTTCGTACTCTCTTCTCCGATCATGACATTCAGTATTATCCTGAATTGCCCACCAATCTCTGGTGTATCATCCAAGTCTTTCCTTTCAAACTCCAAAGTGGATTCATTGGCAGGCACATACCCAGTATGGAAATGCAACGCAGCAATTTTAATCCCAATAACCCTTCCCAATTGCTGTCTAGCATGAAAAATAACGAGGGTAACGTCCCCCCTAACTGTGGCATCGCCAAGAATTAAACACGCCTTTCCCTCCATCATGTCAAAAAGTTTCATCTCATCGTACTCAGCGCGTTTAGTAGAGTAAACCAGAGCTCCGTTGCTGTAAATTTCAACATAGGGTCTGCAGCCATCCCTAGCCCTAGTGAACAATGGAACCGGTTGAAGAATAATAGATCTAAGTGCTAGAGGCCTTGTATGCGGATGCACCCCAGAGTGCAATATACTCATGTAATTAATAGTCTTAAACTCCGAGGGCTGAAGAATTGGAGGCTGACATCTCCGTGTTGTGAATAGATTGATAGCTTCCTCAGGAGTTGCTAATACTCCAGAGTACAGTAATAGAGCGCAGGCAACTGTTGCACTTGCTCTGCAACCGTCTGAGCAATAGAGGACGACAATGTGATTGAAGTCTGCGTCGAGGTATCTGTAGATGTCCTGACAGATCTGATAGAGAGCGGATAGTAGAGGAGCATTTGCATCAGGTGTGGCATAAGCGAAATTGCAGTCAATGTGCTTTCCAGGGAGCCGCGTAACATTGGGTCGTCCTCGGGATAGGTTATAAAGTTGAATTTTCGCTGGAGGTGGATGTCTACTTTGAAGATAGGCCCTTACGTCTTCCACGTGATTCGCTCGATAAGCTGACTCAATTCCATCGACTGGATATGGCATCACCAGGATCCTCGATGTCAGATAACTGGCGTCGAGCTCGTTACGAGCCATACTTTGCTGGACTGTATGCATTACCTTGCTGGAGGTGTCCTTGAGATTCTTGAGGATGCTACCAGCACCACCCCGAAGAGAGCTGAAGAGTCCAGAGCCAGCCTGAACCTGTGGACTTTTCGTTTGATAGTTTGGCGAAGGTCGAGGAGGTGCTGCAGGTATTTGCTGCTGTGCAACTGGTGGTGATGGTCTAGGTGGCGGAGTTGAATTTTGCACAGGTGGATTATTAGGTCTGGGAGGAGGTGCTTCGATCTTGGCTGGTTCCCTGGGgtcaaaattatttgattcagCAATAGCTGCTAGGCGTTCCAACAAGCTCGATGTTGTCATTCGTGTGATGGGCGATGCCTCCAGGCACCCTCTGATTAAGTCGTGCAGACAGGATAGTCGAGGATTAGGGGGTGGTGGTGAGTACTTGGCGTTTACAATGGCGAGTTTATTACCCTCCGGGAAGGGATGCCGCAGTGTCACTAACGAGTAGAGAATACATCCTAATGCCCAGCAATCAGCTGGGGGACCTATTGGTTCATTGTTCCACGTGTCCATCATTTCTGGGGATCTGTACATGGGAGTTGTGTACCTGGACATTTGATCCTCGAGGGTAGAACGTCTCTGGGCACTCCAAGAAGGGTCTGGGAGGATCTGTTGCGTGGAAGCACTCCCAAAGTCACAGAGCTTTAGTATTCCTTCCTCTGAAAGTAGGAAATTCTCTAGTTTTATGTCCCAGTGAACTATTGGTTGGGGCTGCTGACTGTGCATGTGGTGGACTGCTCGTGTTGCTTGATAAGCTATTTTGCAGATCTGGGGGAGCGATGGAGGCGTTGTAAGGCACCTCAGCACATCAGCTAAGGTACCTCCGGGACATAGCTCGGTCACTAAGAGATATTCACATGACTTCTTATCTTCTCGTTCCAAGCGCTGGGCGCATAGGTACTGGATTATGTTTGAATGACCTGAGAGCCTCTTCAGTGTCTCGATTTCTTGGATTATAGTTTTATTTGCTTCCTCGTCAACTGCAATCAATTTCTGGAAAGATTAACAataaagattgaaaaaaaataatcatttggttttttgcaattaattcaatcaaaatttgTGGTACTATAATTGCCTTTCTTCTGTACTTACCTTTAATGCATACTCCTTGCCTGTGGCTAGATCCTCGACGGCATATACGAGTGCCCAGCCACctggaaaacaaaattataccGTTAGAAATTGAGCTGTTACAGTGTATCAACCCACGAAAGTTAATTTTCACTGGAAACACTTGCAAAAACAATTGATGCTTTAtaaaacttggaaaattaattgttaatcacTCTCGCTGATAAGGGGTGCGCATATTATGAAGTGTAATTTCCGGATCTGTAATTAGTTCATCAGATATTGGAGGAAttccgacaaaaaaaaaatgaatttacaaacattatttgaaaatgacatttcttcagaattaaaaataaataaaaaatgcaaggGATCATGAATATAATGTAACTCTAATACTCTTCAGATACAAATCGATAAATGTCACAAATAAAACATCTTTAAATAATCATTAGCaaatatatgaaaatattttattgacatGCGTCAACAAATACTTGGCGCAATAACAGAAACTGCAGTACTTCCAGCACCCGATATAGAATTTCcagaaaattatataaaaacaCTAAACAGATATTTTACATACTCATTCAGAAAATTCTTTAATCTAAAACAATTGGTTCTCGATAAAAGTGGGTGGATTTAACAGTAGCTCACCCTCAGCAATTAATCTGTTAACTCGTAATTTCACATTGTTGATCTCCACCACTTGTCCCACGTATTCATTAGTACTGCCATTGCCATTCAGATAACCAAAAGCAGATTTGAAATAATCCGACATAAttagttaataaattaaatttcagggTGATTATGAGTCGGGGGAGTTGCGTGATTTGTTCACTATCTTAGGATAGAAAATCGTGCTGTCGATGCTGACCGTCCATATTGGAACTGTGACGACATGAACATTGACATTTAGGACCGTACCGAGGGTCACGAAAACCTTGTccctattttttctttttttagggcgatttttcattatacaatcaaataaaaagaaaaatgcttGGTTCTTTTTTGTATCTCCAATGGAGAGAAGATGTAGTATTTTACAAGATATTTGTGGACGTTCCCTCCTTATTCAGGGGTTCCTgtgattgctttaaaattgatttgtaTCTCAAATCAAATTGAGCACAATTCAAAGATCAAAATTCAGAAAGTCGTTTaagcaaaataattattttgagatttcaaatgttttaatttaaataaactaCGAGAAATTCATGTAAATGAAGGCTAATTTCCATGAGATTTAACCTAACGCCAACGTTCTCTCGAACAAAAAGTTATCAAAGGGGTCGAGAAGCAACGTGCATGTGTCTTTCGTCTCAACATGGCGAGCGGCAAGGGTATCGTTGCTATTCTCCGACCCCGGGGAATTCGTATTATCAGTGCTAGTAAAACGGGAAGACTGCAGCCTGGAGTGCTATCAAGAAGCAACGACTGTCGacgaaaattttctacaattacCCTAGGTGTCGATACCTGGACCCGGTGTAGTAGTGAAAAATGTAATGTATAGTATAACCGCACGATTTTATCCTGTTATTACATCACAATTAGCTTTTACCCTGGTTTAACACAATATTTACAAGTGATTGAGTCGTTGGGTGCATGACATGTCTCGTGGATGTTGCTGTAGAGAACATCTTTCTCTACTGTCATAGCACCTGAAGTCTACCTCATGATTCCGAACATTCTTAACCTCCCTCGAACTCTCCAGAAGACAGAGAATACGACATTAAGGTTTTAGAGAGGGAGTTCctcttaaaaatattctcattgtAATCACAACTCTGTTTTGTCCCAGAGGGTCAATTTCCTCTTGTGTGCCACGCATAATTTATGAGTTATTAATGGATGAATTGGTTGAATTATTTAAGGGAAAACAAGGGTCATAGCTTGTGATTCATTAAATCCAACGgctaaaaaaatactttccaaattaaaaaacaatatttattgcTATTCAGCTGATGACAAGTTATCGATGATTAAATCTCTAATACACCTTTCAACTCAACGAACCAATCCTTTAATTCCAGATTCGAAcaaatttttcacgaaaaatttcCACGTATCATCACACCTCCCAGCAGCTCGAAAAGACTACTACGAAATCCTTGGTGTCTCAAAAAACAGCTCGGCCAAGGACATAAAGAAAGCCTACTACCAATTAGCCAAAAAACATCATCCAGATACTAATAAAAATGATCCGAATGCTAGTAAAAAGTTTCAAGAAGTATCAGAGGCCTACGAGGTCCTCAGTGATGATGTCAAGAGGAAGGAGTACGACACTTGGGGTGCGACGTCGGAGCAGATGGGAATGAGGGGAAATGCTGGCCAAGGATTTCCCAGAGGTGAAGACGAAGCTTACTCCCATAATTGGAATTTCCGGGCTAGTGTTAATCCGGAGGAGTTGTTCCggaaaatttttggggaaGATGGATTCAAAGCACATTTTAATGATCAGGATGATTATGCTGACTCTAAATATGGATTTGGCAGTGCTCAAGAGGTAAAAACATGAGAATGGGAAGtgatttcgaaaaattgtttgaggcattcaattaaaggtttagctttaaaaaaaaaattagaaa comes from Diachasmimorpha longicaudata isolate KC_UGA_2023 chromosome 12, iyDiaLong2, whole genome shotgun sequence and encodes:
- the LOC135168079 gene encoding cyclin-G-associated kinase — protein: MSDYFKSAFGYLNGNGSTNEYVGQVVEINNVKLRVNRLIAEGGWALVYAVEDLATGKEYALKKLIAVDEEANKTIIQEIETLKRLSGHSNIIQYLCAQRLEREDKKSCEYLLVTELCPGGTLADVLRCLTTPPSLPQICKIAYQATRAVHHMHSQQPQPIVHWDIKLENFLLSEEGILKLCDFGSASTQQILPDPSWSAQRRSTLEDQMSRYTTPMYRSPEMMDTWNNEPIGPPADCWALGCILYSLVTLRHPFPEGNKLAIVNAKYSPPPPNPRLSCLHDLIRGCLEASPITRMTTSSLLERLAAIAESNNFDPREPAKIEAPPPRPNNPPVQNSTPPPRPSPPVAQQQIPAAPPRPSPNYQTKSPQVQAGSGLFSSLRGGAGSILKNLKDTSSKVMHTVQQSMARNELDASYLTSRILVMPYPVDGIESAYRANHVEDVRAYLQSRHPPPAKIQLYNLSRGRPNVTRLPGKHIDCNFAYATPDANAPLLSALYQICQDIYRYLDADFNHIVVLYCSDGCRASATVACALLLYSGVLATPEEAINLFTTRRCQPPILQPSEFKTINYMSILHSGVHPHTRPLALRSIILQPVPLFTRARDGCRPYVEIYSNGALVYSTKRAEYDEMKLFDMMEGKACLILGDATVRGDVTLVIFHARQQLGRVIGIKIAALHFHTGYVPANESTLEFERKDLDDTPEIGGQFRIILNVMIGEESTKTSRIPAPWEVEASRVENLTPDPLFASTLEMEETLENFRTVSQPKRAPERPPPPVATAPVPEEPLNTPDPDLPTEVEELIQNSVIDFEEADLLNLGTSSEPTNNVNVVKPNPNLDIFSGQAPSDIFGGFASFSQPETEQISNDSKTDLLFGNQGTGNDLLFGQNKLQKSSPGDFLFDPLGSTGANDLVGSWGGTKGTTLKTPGEELPRNSSVPNFSAQNKDPFANLAGSLGAGLNSSWNGTPRDSNTPQSSSPAATGTPVHSSPRMHNKTNLNNEGNSESVFNSSKTTAKSGDAFEDLLGSQGYNFFSSRKADKDSPKTINQMRKVEQAKTMDPDRMKVNEWTEGKKGNLRVLLCSLHTVLWPEADRWQKYEMHQLVSPADVKKAYRKACLAVHPDKQAGTANENIAKLIFMELNNAWSAFESDASQQNLFS